The DNA window GCGAACAGATAGAGGCACACGCCTGCCAGGATGATGAAGAACATCATCGAGGCGATCGTTGCGCCCATGTTCGGATCGCCGAGCTGGAGCTGGAAGCCGAAGAAGGTGCGATAGAGGAAGGTGCCGAGGATATCGGTCGAGAAGTTCGGGCCGGCCATGGCGCCCTGGCTCGCATAGATCAGGTCGAAGGCGTTGAAGTTGCCGACGAAGGTCAAGACCGAGATGATGCCGATCGAAGGCAGGATCAGCGGCAGCTTGATCTTCCAAAACTGGGACATGCCGGTGATGCCGTCGCATTCGGCCGCTTCCAGGATCTCGTCGGGAATTGCGAGCAGCGCGGCATAGATGAGCATCATCGGGATGCCGACGAACTGCCAGACGGAGATAAGTCCGAGGGTGGTGAGCGCATATTCCTCCTTGCCGAGCCACGGTTCGAACAGGCTTTTCAGCCCCACGAAATCGAGGAGGCTTGGAGCGACTCCCCAGATGGGGCTCAGGATGAGCTTCCAGACGAAGCCGACGATGACAAAGGAGAGGATCGTCGGCACGAAGATCGCCGTGCGGTAGAAGCCGCGCAGCCTGAGCCGCGGATTGGACAGAAGGGCGGCGAGCAGGATGCCGATCGGGTTCTGCACGGCCATGTGGATGATGAAGAACCAGACATTGTTCCACAGGGCGTTCCAGAAGCTCGCCGACCAGCGCGGATCGCCGAGCAGCGTGCGGAAGTTTTCGAGCCCCACGAAGACCTGGCCTTCCTGCGCGGCGCGGAAGAGCGAGAATTGCAGCGTGCCAAAGAGCGGCAGGATCATCACGACCGTGTAGACAAGCACGGCCGGCGCCAGGAAAACGGCGATGTGCCAGCGTACCGGCTTTTTGGCTGCCGCCATTCGTCCCCCTCGCTGTTCTGGGATGGCGGGACCGCCGTGAGGCGGCCCCTAGGCCCGGCCTATTGCTGCTGCGGCTCGTACCAGCTCGCGAGGCCCTCCTGCAGGCGCTGCGCTGCCTCCTCCGGCGTCTCGGTGCCGTTGATCACGTTGGCGGAAGCAGTCCAGGTCTCGTTCTCCAGATTGGGCGTGCCGCGCGACAGGATCTGGTAGGTCGAGCGGATGGTCGGCTCGCACTTCTCGCGCCAGGAGACGAATTCCTGCGCCAGCGGGTCCTCCATCTCGACCGGCGTTTCAGACAGCGAGAAGAAGCCCGGCAGGGCGTTGGCGTAGATCGTCGCGAACTCGTCCGAGGCGACCCAGGAGAGGAAGGTCTTTGCCGCTTCGGCATTGGGGCTCGCGGCATTGAGGCCGATCGCGATGTCCGTGTGGTCGGAGATGTAGCAGGTGTCGCCCGCGTTCTTCACCGGCGGCGGGAAGGCGCCCATCTCGAAATCGGCCTGCTCGTTGAAGACCGAGATTTCCCAGGAACCGGCAGGATAGATGGCCGCGCGGCCGAGGGTGAAAAGGTTCTGGCTGTCGGGATAGGACTGCGCCTCGAAGCCGTCGCCCAGATAGTCCTTCCAGCGCGCCAGCGTCTCGAAGGGCTCGACCCACTGCGGATCGGTCAGCTTCTGCTCGCCCTTGATGAGCGCCAGCCGGCCTTTCTCGCCCTTCCAGTAATTCGGGCCGATATTCTGGTAGCCCATGGTGGCGGCCTCCCACAGGTCCTTCGTGCCCATGGCCATGGGAATATAGGTGCCGTCCTCCTTGATCTTGTCGAGGAGGGCGAAGAACTCGTCCTCGGTCTCAGCCACTTCGAGACCCAGTTCCTCGAAGGCTTCCTTGTTGTAGATGAAGCCGTGGATTACCGATGCCATGGGCACGCAGAACGTGGCCGAGCCGTCATCCGTCTGCCACGCCGATTTGGCGACGTCGGAGAAGTTTTCCATGCCCGGCAGGTCGGTGAGATCGGCAAGCTGGCCCTTGTTGTAGAGTTCCAGGGAGGCGTCGAAGGGGCGGCAGGTGATGAGGTCGCCGGCCGAGCCGGCATCCAGCTTGGCGTTCAGCGCGGCGTTGTATTCCGTCGGCGCGGAGGGCGAGAACACGACCTTGATGCCGGGATTGGCCTCCTCGAAGGCGGGGATGAGTTGCTCCTGCCAGATGGCGAGATCGTCGTTGCGCCAGCTTTCGATGGTCAGCGTCACGTCCTGGGCCGATGCCGTGCCCGCCGTGCCGGCGAGCACGCTGGATGCGGCCAGGATCGTTATCAATTGCCTGTTCTTCATGACATTCTCCCTCATGGCTGAGCGCCAACTTCCCTCATTGTTATCCCGGCGTCGATCGTGAGGCTGGAGGTCGGGCGACGGCCATCCACTGCCGCGCAGCGAGGGCTAAGGGCCTGTATCTGCTCGGAAACTGGCTGCCGTTCAGTCCGCCACCCTCGCTCTTCCATCTTCCGGTTGCGGCCATGTAAGAACATTCCGTCGCGCTTTTCCAGCACCAAAATTAAACGATTGAACGATACGCGGCCGTGGGGGAGATTTCCGGGCGGTGCCGGGCAGGCACAGCGCGGGCTTTTGTGGAACAGGCGAATCTTGATGAACCTCGTGGCTGTCGATGGCGGTGGAACAGGGTGCCGGGCGGCGGTGGCCGATCTGGCGGGCAGCGTGCTCGGCCGCGGAGAAAGCGGCCCCGCCAATGTGTTGACCGATCTCGAGGGCACGCGCCTCCATATCCTGGAGGCGGTGGAGCGGGCGTTCGATCAGGCCGGGCTGGAGCCGGCGCTTTCGGCCTGCAAGGCCGTGCTTGCGCTCGCGGGGGTCAATGTCGGCACGGCCGGCGAGGCGCTTCGGCAGCAATTGCCGTTTGAAGAAAGCATCGTCGAGTGGGATGCGACGGCGGCCGTGCGGGGCGCCCTCGGCGGGCATGACGGGGCGGTCGCCATCATCGGCACCGGATCGATCTTCGGCGCGAAGACCGGCAGCGCCATCAGCATCGTCGGTGGTTGGGGATTCCTGCTCGGTGACCAGGCGAGCGGCGCGAGGCTGGGCCGGGCGCTTCTGGAAGACACCTTGCTTGCGCATGACCGAATCATTCCCGGCTCGCCCCTGACGGAGGCGGTGCTTGCCCGTTTCGGCGGCGATCCAGGCGAGATCGTCGTTTTTGGCCAACGCGCCCGCCCGGGAGATATCGGCGCCTTCGCACCGGATATCTTCGCCCATGCCGCCGAAGGCGATGCGGTCGCCGGGCGAATCATCGCCAATGCCGTGGGCTGGATAGAAGCCTCGCTTGCGGCCGTGATGCCCGAGGGATGCGACCGGCTCTGCCTGATCGGCGGGCTGGGCCAGCCTTACGCGCCCTATCTGGGTGAGGGACTCCGGGCCTTGCTCCACCCGCCGCAGGGGAACGCCCTCGATGGTGCGATAGCGATGGCGGTGGAAAAATTCGGGCGGGGGTGAAATGCTCGAGAGGCGCGATTTCCTATCTTCTTCGGTCAACACAACACTGCGTCAAAAATATTGAGGCACACCACCTGTTGACATCGGCTTCGCCTCAGCTACTAAATCTTGCCATCACGGTGCTGTCGAGTCGTTCGGGTCGAGAGCTAAGAGGGAAGCCGGTGCGAGACCGGCGCTGCCCCCGCAACTGTAAGCAGCGAGTTGCTGTCGCGTAATGCCACTGGGGCCATGAGGGCTCCGGGAAGGCCTGACAGCGGCGATGACCTGCAAGCCAGGAGACCTGCCGTGATGAGCTTTTGAACGTCCACGGGCGGGGTGTCCCGGCGGTGCGCTTGGTTGCGGCAGTCCATACTGCCGCCGTCCGGCCTGCATCCCGAAAAATCCCGTCTTCCTATTCCACGGGGGTTTTTTTCGATGTCGGCGACTGCCACTCACCATTCGAACGGAACGGCCGAGATGCCGCTCCAGATGTCCGAAAGGGCCGAGCCCGGCTCAAGGCATTCCTATCGCGTCATCCGCCGCAACGGT is part of the Chelativorans sp. AA-79 genome and encodes:
- a CDS encoding sugar ABC transporter permease, translating into MAAAKKPVRWHIAVFLAPAVLVYTVVMILPLFGTLQFSLFRAAQEGQVFVGLENFRTLLGDPRWSASFWNALWNNVWFFIIHMAVQNPIGILLAALLSNPRLRLRGFYRTAIFVPTILSFVIVGFVWKLILSPIWGVAPSLLDFVGLKSLFEPWLGKEEYALTTLGLISVWQFVGIPMMLIYAALLAIPDEILEAAECDGITGMSQFWKIKLPLILPSIGIISVLTFVGNFNAFDLIYASQGAMAGPNFSTDILGTFLYRTFFGFQLQLGDPNMGATIASMMFFIILAGVCLYLFAIQTRLRRHQF
- a CDS encoding BadF/BadG/BcrA/BcrD ATPase family protein — protein: MNLVAVDGGGTGCRAAVADLAGSVLGRGESGPANVLTDLEGTRLHILEAVERAFDQAGLEPALSACKAVLALAGVNVGTAGEALRQQLPFEESIVEWDATAAVRGALGGHDGAVAIIGTGSIFGAKTGSAISIVGGWGFLLGDQASGARLGRALLEDTLLAHDRIIPGSPLTEAVLARFGGDPGEIVVFGQRARPGDIGAFAPDIFAHAAEGDAVAGRIIANAVGWIEASLAAVMPEGCDRLCLIGGLGQPYAPYLGEGLRALLHPPQGNALDGAIAMAVEKFGRG
- a CDS encoding ABC transporter substrate-binding protein — its product is MKNRQLITILAASSVLAGTAGTASAQDVTLTIESWRNDDLAIWQEQLIPAFEEANPGIKVVFSPSAPTEYNAALNAKLDAGSAGDLITCRPFDASLELYNKGQLADLTDLPGMENFSDVAKSAWQTDDGSATFCVPMASVIHGFIYNKEAFEELGLEVAETEDEFFALLDKIKEDGTYIPMAMGTKDLWEAATMGYQNIGPNYWKGEKGRLALIKGEQKLTDPQWVEPFETLARWKDYLGDGFEAQSYPDSQNLFTLGRAAIYPAGSWEISVFNEQADFEMGAFPPPVKNAGDTCYISDHTDIAIGLNAASPNAEAAKTFLSWVASDEFATIYANALPGFFSLSETPVEMEDPLAQEFVSWREKCEPTIRSTYQILSRGTPNLENETWTASANVINGTETPEEAAQRLQEGLASWYEPQQQ